ATTCTCCCCCGGGCCCGGCCCCGGCGCGGGCGCCGCGCGGCACCCGGCGTGTCCGGACGCGGGACCGGGAGCGCCGCCGCGAGCGCGTCGATCGCCCGCGCGAGTCCGCTGTGCGGGGCGGACTCGGTGACGATCCGGCCGGCGAGCAGTGCCGCGTCGACGGCCGGCCGGTCCTCGGGGAGGAAGCGGACGTCGGTGAGGCCGGCGAAGCGCTCGAGCGTGGCCGCGATCCGCGCCTCCGGCCCCGGGCCCACCGCCGAGGCGCGCACCCGGTTGACGACGACGGTGCAGTCCGCGCGCACCGCGAGCCCGCGCTCGGTCTCGAGCAGCCGGACGAGGCGCTGCAGACCCACCGGGTCGCCGGCGGCCACGACGACGGCGTGATCGGCGCGGTCGAGCACCGCCCGCGTGGCCCCATGCCGGTCGTAGTGCGGGTCGGCGTACGGATCGTCCGGATCGATCCGGTCGGAGACGTCGACGACGGTGCACGCGTGCTCTCCGCTGAGCGCGGTGAGGACCTCGCCGAGCACTCCCGGCCGCACCTCGGGCCAGCGCTCGGCCCGGCTGAGCCCGGTGACCGCGCTCAGCGTCGCGTCGATGACGGAGACGTGGCGGTGCAGCGCGGCGGCGACGGATCCGGAGGACGCCGCGCGGCACAGCGCGGCGAGCTGCGGGGCGTCGTCGAGGAGTCCGAGCAGCGCCGCCTGCGAGGCCGCGACGGTGTCGGCG
This Brevibacterium ihuae DNA region includes the following protein-coding sequences:
- a CDS encoding AAA family ATPase, which gives rise to MIEVVVAVDVEFEARVVAALGSIADIEVVRRPADEVELLAAGAAGIGDVVVLGQEFTGADAEVVRRLLGQGVRVLGLAEDPAVLAGWGIPTAVSPWATPEDLAAAVRATATAVPVPPPPAAPPSAPARRQGPVIAVWGTAGAPGRSTVAAGLAHTLGRTVGRTVLVDADTVAASQAALLGLLDDAPQLAALCRAASSGSVAAALHRHVSVIDATLSAVTGLSRAERWPEVRPGVLGEVLTALSGEHACTVVDVSDRIDPDDPYADPHYDRHGATRAVLDRADHAVVVAAGDPVGLQRLVRLLETERGLAVRADCTVVVNRVRASAVGPGPEARIAATLERFAGLTDVRFLPEDRPAVDAALLAGRIVTESAPHSGLARAIDALAAALPVPRPDTPGAARRPRRGRARGRMRA